One window of the Podospora pseudocomata strain CBS 415.72m chromosome 7, whole genome shotgun sequence genome contains the following:
- the SEC15 gene encoding Rab GTPase-binding exocyst subunit S15 (EggNog:ENOG503NWG4; COG:U; BUSCO:EOG09260NY2), with translation MPRKAQTWDDYDSAVAQIILAPSDSDFLDQLIPVLKDATTSSRIGSLAQSLSQYAEDREGDIEQIGLTKHEEFLGSVNQLQKVREGTVALTAEILDLNQSIQASTEKLAEQKQALVNTRGVRQNITDVSNALEESLKILRAVNNAHELIRKKEYHRALKSLEDLQNEHLIPTIQNKYATQYKLADMIQRSIPASQKTISESVMADLNKWFLEVREKSQLLGEIAFFATQQRRERQKKRAEVNEYLKNFKLNSAIELVFDESNEFDVIDNEENQIDFTPLHKALHTHDALGQVDKFRVEYAATRRQQKDLIMPSSSENIFAGGDDETLMGLLENIAGFAIIEKATVMRAPSIRSTIDVDELWDSMCQTAIRVIAKSLQEVNDADLLVKIKMNIALFIETMESWGYSVTMMNNFQLTLFYKYAELLRRRFGEDFQEIVSTDDYMPMAINTRDEYQKVVDVTWFVDDKPEEELVFPCVLPFSQMYPLCCIDIRNLLNQFLIFTSEHFHNPNVVDETLRKSLDELLTDIVCQSLVERLNSQYLGQIVQILINLEHFETACQVLEQILIRERSSTSAGGPITLKATEAFRSNKKAAEKRIFELVNSKIDDLVDTSDYDWTATTPPKETSNYMQTLTRYLSNIMNSTLLGLPREIKELIYFDALSHAANKILALPLSPDVKKINPNGVAAMALDVQHLSKFVGGLENAFMLEQNLDELQQTVALMQTENHDEFFDISIRNKKFGRVDAMNGPILLEKLTQTVDAPARTAPLANFSSRFGLR, from the exons ATGCCGAGAAAAGCCCAAACGTGGGATGATTACGACTCGGCTGTAGCTCAG ATCATCCTCGCGCCCTCCGACTCGGATTTCCTCGATCAACTGATACCAGTGTTGAAAGATGCGACAACGAGCAGCCGAATCGGATCCCTCGCCCAGAGTTTGTCGCAGTATGCCGAGGACCGCGAAGGCGACATCGAGCAGATCGGGTTGACGAAGCATGAGGAGTTCCTGGGATCCGTCAATCAACTACAAAAGGTGCGCGAGGGTACTGTGGCTTTGACAGCCGAAATCTTGGACCTCAACCAGTCCATCCAGGCCAGCACCGAGAAGTTGGCCGAGCAAAAGCAGGCGCTGGTCAACACGCGCGGGGTCAGGCAGAATATCACGGATGTATCAAACGCTCTGGAGGAATCGCTCAAGATATTGCGCGCTGTCAATAATGCGCACGAACTTATTCGGAAGAAGGAATATCATCGTGCCCTCAAGTCGTTGGAGGACCTGCAGAACGAACACTtgatccccaccatccagaACAAGTATGCGACCCAGTACAAGCTTGCCGACATGATTCAACGGTCTATCCCGGCATCTCAAAAGACGATTTCCGAGTCCGTCATGGCAGATTTGAACAAGTGGTTTCTGGAGGTTCGAGAAAAGTCCCAACTTCTTGGCGAGATTGCCTTTTTCGCGACACAGCAGCGACGGGAGAGGCAAAAGAAGCGTGCCGAAGTCAATGAATATCTGAAGAATTTCAAGTTGAATTCTGCCATCGAGCTGGTCTTTGATGAAAGTAATGAGTTTGACGTAATCGACAACGAGGAGAACCAGATTGACTTCACCCCGTTACACAAAGCCTTGCATACCCACGATGCTCTCGGTCAGGTCGACAAGTTCCGTGTAGAGTATGCAGCAACGAGACGACAACAAAAGGATCTGATAATGCCCTCAAGTTCCGAAAACATCTTTGCCGGGGGTGACGACGAGACGTTGATGGGACTTTTGGAGAACATTGCTGGATTTGCCATTATTGAGAAGGCGACCGTGATGCGAGCACCCTCAATAAGATCAACAATTGAT GTCGATGAGCTCTGGGATTCCATGTGCCAAACCGCTATACGAGTGATCGCCAAGTCGTTACAGGAGGTCAACGATGCAGATTTGCTGGTCAAAATCAAGATGAACATTGCTCTTTTTATTGAGACTATGGAG AGTTGGGGATACTCCGTCACCATGATGAACAACTTCCAGCTCACCCTATTCTACAAATACGCTGAGCTTCTCCGCCGTCGCTTCGGCGAGGACTTCCAAGAG ATCGTGTCCACGGATGATTACATGCCTATGGCAATCAACACACGCGACGAATACCAAAAGGTCGTCGACGTGACCTGGTTTGTTGACGAcaaaccagaagaagagcttGT CTTCCCTTGCGTGCTGCCATTCTCACAGATGTATCCCTTGTGCTGCATAGATATTAGGAATCTGTTGAATCAGTTCTTGATTTTTACATCGGAGCACTTTCACAACCCgaatgtggttgatgagacgCTACGGAAG TCTCTCGATGAGCTTTTGACCGATATCGTCTGCCAGTCTCTTGTTGAACGGCTGAACTCGCAGTATCTAGGACAGATCGTGCAGATTTTGATCAACCTCGAGCACTTTGAGACAGCCTGCCAGGTACTGGAGCAGATCCTGATCCGGGAACGATCATCCACATCGGCTGGTGGACCGATCACACTCAAGGCGACTGAGGCGTTCAGAAGCAACAAGAAAGCCGCTGAAAAGCGCATCTTTGAGCTCGTCAACTCCAAAATCGATGACTTGGTGGACACCTCGGACTATGACTGGACAGCCACAACCCCGCCCAAGGAGACGAGCAATTACATGCAGACATTGACTAGGTACCTGTCTAACATTATGAACTCGACTTTGCTGGGTCTTCCGAGggagatcaaggagctcATTTACTTTGATGCGTTGAGTCATGCGGCAAATAAGATCTTG GCCCTGCCATTATCTCCCGACGTCAAAAAGATCAACCCCAATGGCGTGGCTGCCATGGCCTTGGACGTCCAGCACCTCTCGAAATTCGTCGGGGGCCTTGAGAACGCGTTCATGCTGGAGCAGAACCTGGACGAGCTGCAGCAGACGGTGGCGCTCATGCAGACGGAGAACCACGACGAGTTCTTTGATATTTCCATCCGCAACAAGAAGTTTGGTCGGGTGGATGCCATGAATGGACCTATCTTGTTGGAGAA GCTCACCCAAACAGTCGATGCCCCAGCTCGCACAGCGCCGCTTGCTAACTTCAGCTCGCGTTTCGGGCTGAGGTGA
- the HAP5 gene encoding Transcriptional activator hap5 (EggNog:ENOG503NY2K; COG:K), whose product MDPQNPSSAPHGGHQHPQPPQQQPQYDLSKGGHYGASVHLSQQGFAPSELYTGTWANVHQGLTGSYKDILTAYWQQTINHLETDQHDYKQHQLPLARIKKVMKADPEVKMISAEAPILFAKGCDIFITELTMRAWIHAEENKRRTLQRSDIASALAKSDMFDFLIDIVPREEASSHAKRTSNQAAAAAAAANQQPPQVPGVGPGPGGQHTMNPADYGVHQIAQEGDYRNPQTMYPGGVMPGAPSYGQPQAQMYNADEMYYGTIQQQQQSA is encoded by the exons ATGGATCCCCAAAATCCCTCCTCAGCCCCTCACGGCGgccatcaacatccccagcccccacagcaacaaccacagtaTGATCTCAGCAAGGGCGGCCACTATGGTGCCAGTGTGCATCTTTCACAGCAAGGCTTTGCTCCATCAGAGCTCTACACCGGGACATGGGCGAATGTCCACCAAGGCCTCACGGGGTCTTACAAAGACATCCTGACGGCCTACTGGCAGcaaaccatcaaccacctcgaGACGGACCAGCATGActacaaacaacaccaattACCCCTTGCCCGCATCAAGAAGGTGATGAAGGCCGATCCCGAAGTCAAGATGATCTCAGCCGAAGCCCCCATTCTCTTCGCCAAGGGCTGCGACATCTTCATCACTGAGCTCACCATGCGTGCCTGGATTCATGCTGAGGAGAACAAGCGCCGCACCCTCCAACGCTCCGATATTGCCTCCGCCCTTGCCAAGTCCGACATGTTTGACTTCCTCATCGACATCGTTCCCCGCGAGGaagcctcctcccacgcTAAGCGGACTTCCAaccaggctgctgctgctgccgccgctgccaaccaacaacccccccaggTGCCTGGTGTTGGTCCCGGCCCCGGCGGTCAGCACACGATGAACCCCGCCGACTACGGCGTTCATCAGATTGCCCAAGAGGGCGACTACCGCAATCCTCAGACCATGTACCCAGGCGGTGTTATGCCTGGCGCGCCATCATATGGTCAACCGCAGGCCCAAATGTATAACGCCGATGAGATGTACTACGGTACtattcaacagcaacag CAGAGCGCTTAG
- the fcf2 gene encoding dTDP-fucopyranose mutase (COG:S; EggNog:ENOG503P2SY; BUSCO:EOG092643NE): MMASIASLSEADIDRLLSEAEARIAANNTSKAVAVAAPTSSKAIAITTTSTMSQNQEKKDSSKPEKLSVRVPSLPQDKKKKEEKDNAGDGWFNMPRTELTTELKRDLQALRMRDVIANGKQFFKKDNRKDFVPTYSHVGTIIAGATDGSNQRLTRKERKRTIVEEVLSSSNTAKYKSKFHEIQEKKMSGKKGFYKKLVAGRKKR; this comes from the exons ATGATGGCTTCCATCGCCAGCCTTTCGGAAGCTGACATTGATCGGCTTCTGTCAGAGGCCGAAGCTCGAATTGCAGCTAACAATACCTCCAAAGCTGTAGCCGTCGCGGCACCAACAAGTAGCAaggccatcgccatcaccacaacctccacgaTGTCTCAGAaccaagagaagaaggactcCTCAAAGCCTGAGAAGCTCTCTGTTCGCGTCCCATCGCTTCCtcaggacaagaagaagaag gaagagaaggacAATGCGGGAGATGGCTGGTTCAACATGCCCCGCACCGAGTTGACCACAGA ACTCAAGCGCGACCTTCAAGCATTGCGCATGCGTGATGTTATCGCGAATGGCAAGCAGTTTTTCAAGAAGGACAACCGAAAGGATTTTGTTCCTACCTACAGCCATGTTGGCACCATCATAGCTGGCGCGACGGACGGTAGCAACCAACGCTTGACCCGCAAGGAGAGGAAGCGCAcgattgtggaggaggtcttGTCCAGCTCCAACACGGCCAAGTACAAGAGCAAGTTCCACGAGatccaggagaagaagatgtcgGGCAAGAAGGGTTTCTACAAGAAGCTGGTTGCTGGCCGCAAGAAGCGTTGA
- the RSM10 gene encoding mitochondrial 37S ribosomal protein rsm10 (EggNog:ENOG503P24D; COG:J) translates to MPRALEALYLEPLRHEAEWGVPTCDLQLRSYSLRNLEFFCDFALRAAYYIGLPAFGPVPLPRITERWTVPKSTFVHKKSQENFERITLRRLIQIKDGHPETVQYWLAFLQKYAYYGIGMKANVWEFSRLDVAQEMDDGLPKTKKLLESKWKHMGAHDKMPFMEDLEEYLANERRKIPGGR, encoded by the exons ATGCCCCGCGCCCTTGAGGCCCTCTACCTCGAGCCTCTCCGCCACGAGGCCGAATGGGGCGTCCCCACATGCGACCTCCAGCTCCGGTCGTACTCCCTCCGCAACCTCGAGTTCTTTTGTGACTTTGCCCTCCGTGCGGCGTACTACATTGGCCTGCCTGCCTTTGGCCCCGTGCCACTTCCGAGGATCACCGAGAGGTGGACCGTCCCCAAGTCTACTTTCGTGCACAAGAAGTCGCAGGAAAACTTTGAGAGAATCACcctgaggaggttgatccAGATCAAGGATGGGCACCCGGAGACGGTGCAGTACTGGTTGGCGTTTTTGCAGAAGTATGCTTATTATGGGATTGGTATGAAGGCGAATGTGTGGGAGTTTAGCAGATTGG ATGTGGCTCAGGAGATGGACGATGGTCTCCCGAAGACAAAGAAACTGCTCGAGAGCAAGTGGAAGCATATGGGTGCTCACGACAAGATGCCCTTtatggaggatttggaggagtaCCTTGCGAACGAGAGGAGAAAGATTCCCGGTGGGAGGTAG
- the MSW1 gene encoding Tryptophan--tRNA ligase, mitochondrial (EggNog:ENOG503NUPK; COG:J) → MNVTVKLGHSAPRLALKSPRNSRTLSTTLIHHDVSSPTKRFRFMKSLAKKLSFKKSPPIKSIIKGDASKPKIIFSGIQPTGVPHLGNYLGALKQWKDMQDNARETDKLFFSIVDLHALTIPGNADKLRQNRREMLTSLLAIGLNPERSTIFYQGSVPQHAELQWILSCTASTGYLSRMTQWKSKLSTLTSTPLSSSSPDPTISSPALKHGLFSYPILQAADILLHRSTHVPVGSDQKQHLEFARECVTNFHSAWSTHIFPSPQTISLDSSSSRIMSLQDPTKKMSKSDPNPKSKIFINDDEATIRKKINAARTDSISATVGEYDPVNRPGVANLLEILGGFTGKTGEKVAEECKDVTLAQLKMLTADAVVAGLEEVRERFLLLGEDTEVNRKRVKETEEVGTQSAKESAERTMEKVREAIGLD, encoded by the exons ATGAATGTCACTGTCAAATTGGGCCATAGTGCCCCTCGATTGGCGCTCAAATCACCAAGAAACTCAAGAACCTTGTCAACAACACTCATCCATCATGATGTGAGCTCACCCACCAAGAGATTCCGTTTTATGAAGTCACTTGCTAAGAAATTATCCTTCAAGAAGTCACCCCCAATCAAGTCGATCATCAAGGGGGATGCGTCCAAGCCAAAAATCATCTTCTCCGGGATCCAACCCACCGGCGTGCCACACCTAGGGAACTACCTCGGCGCGTTGAAGCAATGGAAGGACATGCAAGACAACGCCCGCGAGACGGACAAGCTCTTCTTCTCGATCGTCGATCTGCACGCCCTCACCATCCCAGGCAACGCAGACAAGCTCCGCCAAAACAGGCGTGAGATGCTCACTTCCCTGCTTGCCATCGGCCTCAACCCAGAACGGAGCACCATTTTTTATCAGGGGAGCGTACCTCAGCATGCCGAGCTGCAATGGATACTCAGTTGTACCGCTTCAACAGGCTATCTATCCCGTATGACACAGTGGAAG tccaaactctccaccctcacctccacccccctttcctcctcctccccagacccaacaatctcctccccagccctcaAACACGGCCTCTTCTCCTACCCAATTCTccaagcagccgacatcctcctccaccgctcAACCCACGTCCCCGTCGGCTCCGACCAAAAGCAACACCTCGAGTTCGCCCGAGAGTGCGTCACAAACTTCCACTCCGCCTGGTCCACCCacatcttcccctccccccaaacaatCTCcctcgactcctcctcctcccgcatcATGTCCCTCCAGGACCCCACCAAAAAAATGTCCAAGTccgaccccaacccaaagTCCAAAATCTTCatcaacgacgacgaggcgACGATAAGGAAAAAGATCAACGCTGCACGGACGGATAGCATAAGTGCAACAGTGGGGGAGTACGATCCTGTCAACAGGCCGGGCGTGGCGAATCTGCTCGAGATCTTGGGCGGGTTCACGGGCAAGACGGGGGAaaaggtggcggaggagtgCAAAGACGTTACGCTGGCGCAGCTGAAGATGCTGACTGccgatgctgttgttgcggggctggaggaggtgagggagaggttcTTGTTGCTTGGGGAGGATACAGAGGTGAATAGGAAGCGGGTCAAGGAAACCGAGGAGGTAGGTACACAAAGCGCGAAAGAGAGCGCCGAGAGGACGATGGAGAAGGTTAGGGAGGCGATTGGGCTTGATTAA
- the VPS45 gene encoding vacuolar protein sorting-associated protein 45 (COG:U; EggNog:ENOG503NXAG) has protein sequence MDVVQAVTGYVTKMVSAGDSTSGTSQSAKMKILLLDRETMAFISTAVTQSTLLNHEVYLTDRLDKPNREKMRHLRCLCFVRPDPDSIGLLIDELREPKYGEYHLFFSNIAKKSTLERLAEADDHEVVKLVQEYFLDYVIINPDLFSLNMSQPLYRLWGGNPDTWNRDSLQRASEGLIAVLLSLKKKPLIRYQKSSPLAQKLASEVRYHITQEDQLFDFRKVDTPPILLILDRREDPITPLLMQWTYQAMVHHLLGIHNGRVDLSSVPDIRPELKEIVLSQDQDPFFKKNMYLNFGDLGSNIKDYVEQYQSKTKNNADIESIADMKRFIEEYPEFRKLSGNVSKHVALVSELSRRIGAEHLMEVSELEQSIACNDNHGADLKNIQTQIQSPTLLPSSKLTLVALYGLRYSRHPSNALPLLIDLLITVGGVSVRETSLVNKLLTYHQSLHASASGAGGITDLFESTGLFSAANSRFKGLKGVENVYTQHSPLLETTLQNLVKGKLKEGQYPFVEGSPSVKDKPQDIIVFIIGGATYEEAKMVAGINASSPGVRVVLGGTTVHNAATFLEEVEGAVDGWPADSQGTRAGRR, from the exons ATGGACGTGGTGCAGGCTGTGACGGGCTACGTCACCAAGATGGTGTCGGCCGGCGACAGCACATCGGGGACGTCGCAATcggccaagatgaagatTCTACTGCTGGACAGGGAAACTATGGCCTTCATATCGACCGCCGTCACGCAATCAACGCTTCTCAACCATGAGGTGTACCTCACAGATCGCCTAGACAAGCCGAACCGGGAAAAGATGCGCCATCTACGTTGCCTGTGTTTCGTGAGACCAGACCCGGATTCCATAGGCCTTCTTATTGATGAGCTGAGGGAGCCTAAATACGGGGAATACCATCTTTTCTTCAGCAATATTGCCAAAAAGTCCACACTGGAACGTTtggccgaggccgacgatCACGAAGTTGTGAAGCTCGTTCAAGAGTATTTTCTGGACTATGTGATCATCAATCCCGACCTGTTCTCTCTCAACATGTCTCAGCCCCTGTACCGCCTATGGGGTGGGAACCCGGACACGTGGAATAGAGACTCTCTTCAACGTGCATCTGAAGGCCTCATTGCTGTCCTGCTAtcgctcaagaagaagcccctCATCAGGTACCAGAAGTCTAGCCCCCTGGCTCAAAAATTGGCGTCAGAAGTGCGATATCACATCACACAAGAGGACCAGCTCTTTGATTTCCGCAAGGTTGACACACCACCAATCCTTCTCATCCTAGACCGAAGAGAAgaccccatcacccccttgcTCATGCAGTGGACGTACCAGGCCATGGTACATCATCTTCTCGGTATTCACAACGGTCGTGTAGACCTAAGCAGTGTACCTGACATCCGTCCCGAGCTCAAAGAGATTGTTCTatctcaagatcaagacccATTCTTCAAGAAGAATATGTATCTCAACTTTGGCGACTTGGGCAGTAACATCAAAGACTATGTTGAGCAATACCAATCGAAGACGAAGAACAACGCCGACATTGAGTCAATAGCCGATATGAAGCGTTTCATTGAAGAGTACCCCGAGTTCCGGAAACTCTCGGGAAATGTCAGCAAGCACGTCGCCCTCGTCTCTGAACTGAGCAGGCGAATAGGCGCAGAACATTTGATGGAAGTCAGCGAGTTGGAACAAAGCATAGCTTGTAATGACAACCATGGAGCTGATCTCAAG AATATACAAACACAAATTCAATCGCCCACTCTCCTCCCTTCTTCCAAACTTACCCTGGTAGCTCTCTACGGCCTTCGTTACAGCAGGCACCCATCCAACGCTCTCCCGTTGCTCATcgacctcctcatcactgtTGGTGGAGTGTCTGTACGGGAAACCTCCCTTGTAAACAAACTTCTTACCTACCACCAATCCCTCCACGCCTCGGCATCGGGAGCAGGCGGTATTACCGACTTGTTCGAGTCGACGGGTCTGTTCAGCGCAGCCAACTCACGATTCAAGGGCCTCAAGGGCGTTGAAAACGTTTACACCCAACACTCCCCTCTGCTGGAAACCACGCTGCAAAATTTGGTGAAGGGGAAACTAAAAGAAGGGCAGTATCCCTTTGTGGAGGGCAGCCCAAGCGTGAAAGATAAGCCGCAGGATATCATTGTGTTTATCATTGGAGGAGCTACGTACGAAGAGGCGAAGATGGTGGCGGGTATCAATGCCAGCAGTCCTGGGGTCAGAGTCGTTTTGGGTGGTACGACGGTGCATAATGCGGCGACTttcttggaggaggtcgaAGGGGCTGTGGATGGGTGGCCGGCGGATTCTCAGGGGACAAGAgcagggaggagatga
- the MMM1 gene encoding ERMES complex subunit mmm1 (BUSCO:EOG09262X74; COG:U; EggNog:ENOG503NU1T) — protein sequence MAQDVCPTRSEPSLSFLQGLILGQLSVVLLIAAFIKFFIFGEAPSAEETASIRATERRSRTLAHKKSLLSLRSTATQRQGSQPPALPALNKKKSSILRSNPPTLTIGSILDKTYYKVDSHQPESLDWFNVLIAQTIAQFRSDAQHDDAILTSLSKTLNGTSRPDFVDEIRVSELSLGEDFPIFSNCRIIPVDEDGLQFGAGKAFDPKQAAREGARLQARMDVDLSDMITLAVETKLLLNFPKRLSAVLPVALAVSVVRFSGTLSISFNPSNPSENTPTKMTFTFLDDYRLDFSIRSLLGSRSRLQDVPKIAQLVESRLHRWFDERCVEPRFQEIELPSMWPRKKNTRGGDEIIANIEQSINKAHGGAIAKEARQELDTETDGLRYRRRPVGDDTYSVSGSMPGSLPGIDMPT from the exons ATGGCACAAGATGTTTGCCCAACAAGATCGGAGCCCTC ATTATCTTTTCTCCAGGGTCTCATCCTTGGGCAGCTGTCAGTAGTGCTGCTGATTGCTGCCTTTATCAAGTTCTTCATCTTTGGCGAAGCGCCATCGGCGGAAGAAACGGCGTCTATCCGAGCCACCGAACGAAGGTCACGAACTCTTGCCCACAAGAAATCTCTACTTAGTCTTCGGTCCACAGCCACACAACGCCAGGGttcccaaccaccagccctacccgccctcaacaagaagaaatcGAGCATTCTCCGATCGAATCCGCCGACCCTGACCATTGGCTCGATTCTTGACAAGACTTACTACAAGGTGGACAGCCACCAACCCGAAAGTTTGGACTGGTTCAATGTCTTGATTGCCCAGACCATTGCGCAGTTCCGCAGCGATGCGCAGCATGACGACGCCATACTCACATCTCTGAGCAAGACCCTCAACGGGACTTCGAGGCCAGATTTTGTGGACGAGATACGGGTTTCGGAGTTGAGCCTGGGGGAGGATTTCCCGATTTTCAGCAACTGCCGCATCATACCggtggacgaggatggcCTCCAGTTTGGAGCAGGCAAGGCGTTTGATCCCAAACAGGCTGCCAGGGAAGGTGCTCGTCTGCAGGCGAGGATGGATGTCGACCTCAGCGATATGATTACTCTGGCTGTCGAGACAAAGCTCCTTCTCAACTTCCCCAAGCGACTGAGCGCAGTTCTTCCCGTGGCGTTGGCTGTGTCGGTTGTTCGTTTTAGCGGCACACTGTCCATCTCATTTAACCCAAGCAACCCTTCGGAAAACACGCCTACGAAAATGACGTTCACGTTTCTCGACGATTACCGACTGGATTTCTCGATTCGCAGTCTTCTGGGAAGTCGTTCAAGGTTGCAAGATGTCCCCAAGATTGCACAGCTGGTTGAGTCTCGTCTTCATCGATGGTTTGATGAGCGATGCGTTGAGCCAAGGTTCCAGGAGATTGAGCTTCCCAGCATGTGGCCTCGGAAAAAGAACACGCGCGGGGGTGATGAGATTATCGCCAATATTGAGCAATCAATAAACAAAGCGCATGGCGGTGCTATTGCCAAGGAGGCTCGTCAAGAACTTGACACTGAGACGGACGGGCTCCGGTATAGACGGCGGCCAGTGGGAGACGATACTTACTCGGTATCAGGCTCCATGCCAGGTTCACTCCCAGGCATCGACATGCCTACATGA
- the ale1 gene encoding Lysophospholipid acyltransferase (EggNog:ENOG503NUVY; BUSCO:EOG0926251E; COG:S), producing the protein MIPFINAPFVWLADRIGAGPDELKLVFSFLLSYPLAGLLKRVPDARPEFKNLFSISISLFYLVGLFDLWDGLRTILISAIGTYAIAKYLRGSPYMPWVGFVFLMGHMSVNHIARQQANSPRSVDITGAQMVAVMKLSAFCWNVADGVLPEADLSDFQKDRRLVELPSLLNYAGYVFFFPSMLIGPAFDFVEYRRWLDTTMFEVPANVDPSKKPPTRRKRKIPRSGTPAMKKLALGLIWTFSFLKLSAHYYPEVLLEDKFVMYGFLRRLVVLHMVGFTARCKYYGVWTMTEGACILAGLGFKGVDPKTGKVSWDRLRNIDPWEVEFAQNTRGYLGAWNINTNQWLRNYVYLRVTPRGKKPGFRASLATFTTSAFWHGFYPGYYLSFVLASFIQTVAKKLRRFFRPFFLDPKTQQPLPSKKLYDFASWITTQLTFSYAAAPFLILSFSGSVTVWARVYFYAVVGTLVLMGFFASPGVKVVKKALEQRNAKAGVVTDKKSGDLKRTASTDSLSSSREPVMGISADMEEELDEMVREVKREVEVRRARSRENSLVKDMKKAM; encoded by the exons ATGATACCCTTCATAAACGCGC CATTCGTTTGGTTAGCCGACAGGATCGGCGCTGGCCCAGATGAGT TAAAActcgtcttctccttcctcctatCGTATCCTCTCGCCGGCCTCCTAAAAAGAGTTCCCGATGCGCGGCCCGAGTTCAAAAACCTCTTCTCGATTTCGATCTCGTTATTCTACCTCGTCGGACTGTTCGACCTCTGGGATGGCCTCCGGACGATTTTGATCTCTGCGATCGGGACATATGCCATCGCGAAATACCTGCGGGGCTCGCCGTACATGCCATGGGTCGGCTTCGTTTTTTTGATGGGCCACATGAGCGTCAACCACATTGCGCGCCAGCAAGCCAACAGCCCCCGTTCAGTCGACATCACGGGCGCCCAAATGGTCGCGGTCATGAAGCTCAGCGCCTTTTGCTGGAACGTGGCTGATGGCGTTCTTCCCGAGGCCGACCTCTCCGACTTTCAGAAAGACAGACGCCTCGTGGAGCTCCCTAGTCTCCTCAACTATGCGGGCtatgtcttcttcttccccagcaTGCTCATCGGTCCCGCATTTGATTTTGTTGAGTACCGCAGGTGGCTTGACACTACCATGTTTGAGGTGCCGGCCAATGTTGATCCGTCCAAGAAGCCGCCTACCCGTCGCAAGCGCAAAATTCCCCGCAGTGGGACTCCCGCCATGAAGAAACTAGCCCTTGGTTTGATCTGGACCTTTTCGTTCCTCAAGCTATCCGCCCACTACTACCCCGAGGTGCTTTTGGAGGATAAGTTTGTGATGTATGGGTTCCTCCGccggctggtggtgctgcacATGGTTGGCTTCACCGCGCGCTGCAAGTACTATGGTGTCTGGACCATGACAGAGGGCGCGTGCATTCTGGCTGGCCTGGGTTTTAAGGGTGTCGACCCCAAGACTGGAAAAGTGTCTTGGGACAGGCTCCGGAATATCGACCCTTGGGAGGTGGAGTTTGCACAGAACACGAGGGGGTACTTGGGGGCGTGGAACATCAATACTAATCAGTGGTTGAGGAACTACGTCTACCTGCGGGTCACGCCTAGGGGGAAGAAGCCTGGTTTTAGGGCTAGTTTGGCTACTTTTACGACCTCGGCTTTCTGGCATGGGTTTTATCCTGGGTATTATCTGTCGTTTGTGCTGGCGAGTTTTATTCAGACTGTTGCGAAGA AACTCCGCCGTTTCTTCcgccccttcttcctcgaccCCAAGACTCAGCAGCCCCTTCCCTCCAAGAAGCTTTACGATTTCGCCTCTTGGATCACGACCCAGCTCACGTTTTCGTACGCGGCCGCTCCGTTTCTGATTCTGTCCTTTTCGGGCTCGGTTACGGTTTGGGCGAGGGTGTATTTCTACGCCGTGGTTGGGACACTGGTCTTGATGGGCTTCTTTGCTTCCCCCGGAGTCAAGGTTGTGAAGAAGGCGCTGGAGCAGCGAAATGCCAAGGCGGGGGTTGTGACTGATAAGAAGAGCGGGGATTTGAAGAGGACGGCGAGCACGGACAGTCTCAGCTCGAGCAGGGagccggtgatggggatTTCGGCGgatatggaggaggagctggatgaaATGGTtagggaggtgaagagggaggttgaggttaggagggcgaggagtaGGGAGAATAGTTTGGTGAAGGAtatgaagaaggcgatgtag